In Amycolatopsis endophytica, the following are encoded in one genomic region:
- the paaI gene encoding hydroxyphenylacetyl-CoA thioesterase PaaI encodes MFADDVASKSLGIELVEAADGHAVARMTVTDQMVNGHAIAHGGYLFLLADTAFACACNSHGPVTVAAGADISFVASARLGDRLVATAEERTRYGRNGIYDVTVHREAGTGREVIAEFRGRSRTIGKN; translated from the coding sequence ATGTTCGCCGACGACGTCGCGTCGAAGTCGCTGGGCATCGAACTCGTCGAGGCGGCGGACGGCCATGCGGTCGCCCGCATGACGGTCACCGATCAGATGGTCAACGGGCACGCCATCGCCCACGGCGGCTACCTGTTCCTGCTGGCCGACACCGCGTTCGCCTGCGCGTGCAACAGCCACGGCCCGGTGACGGTCGCGGCGGGCGCGGACATCTCGTTCGTCGCCAGCGCCCGGCTCGGCGATCGGCTGGTCGCCACGGCCGAGGAACGCACGCGCTACGGCCGCAACGGCATCTACGACGTCACGGTGCACCGCGAGGCCGGAACCGGTCGTGAGGTGATCGCCGAATTCCGCGGCCGCAGCCGCACCATCGGGAAGAACTGA
- a CDS encoding enoyl-CoA hydratase/isomerase family protein — protein MADESTSDVVSVSHDSAVATVTLTRPALTAASKAALRDALIEVARDNAVRAVVLTGTGKAFCVGQDLAEHAEALRADASTAFATIDEHYNPIVMALSTMPKPVVAAINGTCVGAGLGFALACDLRVTADTAKFGTAFTGIGLTCDSGLSASLARAVGAARASELVLLGEPFTAAQAAEWGIAGRVMPAAEVASTAAELAARLASGPTRAYAEAKLALAASWGAPLPEVLRIEGEAQKRLGLTADHRGAVDSFLTKSEPAFDGS, from the coding sequence ATGGCTGACGAAAGCACCAGCGACGTTGTTTCCGTTTCCCACGACAGCGCGGTGGCGACCGTGACGTTGACGCGGCCCGCGCTCACCGCGGCGTCGAAAGCCGCGCTCCGGGACGCGCTGATCGAGGTGGCCCGCGACAACGCCGTCCGCGCCGTCGTGCTCACCGGCACCGGTAAGGCGTTCTGCGTGGGTCAGGACCTCGCCGAGCACGCCGAAGCCCTGCGTGCCGACGCGTCCACGGCGTTCGCCACGATCGACGAGCACTACAACCCGATCGTCATGGCGCTGTCGACCATGCCGAAACCGGTGGTCGCGGCCATCAACGGCACATGTGTCGGCGCCGGTCTCGGCTTCGCGCTCGCCTGCGACCTGCGGGTCACCGCGGACACCGCGAAGTTCGGCACCGCGTTCACCGGCATCGGCCTGACCTGCGATTCCGGGCTGTCCGCCTCGCTCGCGCGAGCCGTCGGCGCGGCGCGGGCAAGCGAACTCGTCCTGCTCGGCGAACCGTTCACCGCGGCGCAGGCGGCCGAGTGGGGCATCGCCGGGCGCGTGATGCCCGCCGCGGAGGTCGCCTCGACGGCCGCCGAACTCGCCGCGCGACTGGCGAGCGGGCCGACCCGCGCCTACGCCGAAGCCAAGCTCGCGCTGGCCGCCTCGTGGGGTGCTCCCCTGCCGGAAGTCCTGCGCATCGAGGGCGAAGCACAGAAGCGGCTGGGCCTCACGGCCGACCACCGCGGAGCCGTCGATTCCTTCCTGACCAAGTCGGAACCGGCCTTCGACGGGTCTTGA
- the paaZ gene encoding phenylacetic acid degradation bifunctional protein PaaZ translates to MLRSYVSGGWRTGEGDGAPLHDAVTGEVLARISSEGIDMAAALDHGRRVGGPALRELTFHQRAALLKAVASHLREHRDELYQLSAKTGATLGDSKFDVDGGIGVLFAYSSKGKRELPNDTVYVEGGVEPLSKGGTFLGQHIATSLRGVAVQINAFNFPVWGPLEKFAPAFLAGVPSLVKPASQTAYLTERVIELVIESGLVPEGTLQLVSGSAGDLLDHVTEQDLVSFTGSASTARKLRTHPAIVRNAVRFNAEADSLNCSVLGPDATPGTAEFDLFVKQLVTEMTVKAGQKCTAIRRAFVPANLLDDVAGAAAARLAKVTIGNPSSEGVRMGALASLEQREEVRRSLKALQDASSVVFGDPERVEVVDADAERGAFLSPVLLTGDPERAEPHEVEAFGPVSTLMPYDSVEQVIGYAARGQGSLAGSVVTGDAEFAREVVLGAAPWHGRLLVLDADDAKESTGHGSPMPQLMHGGPGRAGGGEELGGIRGVLHHMQRTAVQGSPKVLSAVTGRWIEGAPRNADDVHPFRKSLAELKIGDAVVAGPRTVTQEDVDHFAEFTGDTFYAHTDPEAAAANPLFGGIVAHGYLIVSFAAGLFVSPEPGPVLANYGLENLRFRTPVKPGAELTVTLTCKQITPRENADYGEVRWDADVTDADGDSVAKYDLLTLVAKENR, encoded by the coding sequence ATGCTGCGCAGCTACGTCAGTGGCGGCTGGCGGACCGGCGAGGGGGACGGCGCGCCCCTGCACGACGCCGTCACCGGTGAAGTCCTCGCCCGGATCTCGTCCGAGGGCATCGACATGGCCGCGGCGCTCGACCACGGCCGTCGCGTCGGCGGGCCCGCGCTGCGGGAGCTGACCTTCCACCAGCGCGCCGCGCTGCTCAAGGCGGTGGCCTCGCACCTGCGTGAGCACCGCGACGAGCTGTACCAGCTGTCGGCCAAGACGGGGGCGACGCTCGGCGACTCGAAGTTCGACGTCGACGGCGGTATCGGCGTGCTGTTCGCCTACTCCAGCAAGGGCAAGCGGGAACTGCCCAACGACACCGTCTACGTCGAAGGCGGCGTCGAGCCGTTGAGCAAGGGCGGCACGTTCCTCGGCCAGCACATCGCCACCTCGCTGCGCGGTGTCGCCGTGCAGATCAACGCCTTCAACTTCCCGGTCTGGGGTCCGCTGGAGAAGTTCGCCCCGGCGTTCCTCGCGGGTGTCCCGAGCCTGGTCAAGCCGGCCAGCCAGACCGCCTACCTGACCGAGCGGGTCATCGAGCTGGTCATCGAATCCGGGCTGGTCCCGGAGGGCACGCTGCAGCTGGTCTCCGGCAGTGCCGGTGACCTGCTCGACCACGTCACCGAACAGGATCTGGTGTCGTTCACCGGTTCGGCGTCCACGGCGCGGAAACTGCGGACCCACCCGGCGATCGTGCGCAACGCTGTGCGCTTCAATGCCGAAGCCGACTCGCTGAACTGCTCGGTCCTCGGCCCGGACGCCACACCCGGCACGGCCGAGTTCGACCTGTTCGTCAAGCAGCTGGTCACCGAGATGACGGTCAAGGCGGGCCAGAAGTGCACTGCGATCCGGCGCGCGTTCGTGCCGGCGAACCTGCTCGACGACGTCGCCGGGGCGGCGGCCGCGCGGCTGGCGAAGGTCACCATCGGCAACCCGTCCTCCGAGGGCGTGCGGATGGGCGCGCTGGCCAGCCTGGAGCAGCGCGAGGAGGTCCGCCGCTCGCTCAAGGCGCTGCAGGACGCTTCCAGCGTGGTGTTCGGCGACCCGGAGCGCGTCGAGGTGGTGGACGCCGACGCCGAGCGCGGCGCGTTCCTCTCGCCGGTGCTGCTCACGGGCGATCCGGAGCGCGCCGAACCGCACGAGGTCGAGGCGTTCGGCCCGGTCTCGACGCTCATGCCCTACGACTCGGTCGAGCAGGTCATCGGCTACGCCGCGCGCGGCCAGGGGAGCCTGGCCGGATCGGTCGTCACCGGTGACGCGGAGTTCGCCCGCGAGGTCGTGCTCGGTGCCGCGCCGTGGCACGGCCGCCTGCTGGTGCTCGACGCCGACGACGCCAAGGAGTCCACCGGTCACGGTTCGCCGATGCCGCAGCTGATGCACGGCGGTCCCGGCCGCGCCGGTGGCGGCGAGGAGCTGGGCGGCATCCGCGGCGTGCTGCATCACATGCAGCGCACGGCCGTGCAGGGCAGCCCGAAGGTGCTCTCGGCGGTCACCGGCCGCTGGATCGAGGGCGCGCCCCGCAACGCGGACGACGTGCACCCGTTCCGGAAGTCCCTGGCGGAGTTGAAGATCGGCGACGCGGTGGTGGCCGGCCCGCGGACCGTGACGCAGGAGGACGTGGACCACTTCGCCGAGTTCACCGGTGACACCTTCTACGCCCACACCGACCCCGAAGCCGCGGCCGCCAACCCGCTGTTCGGCGGGATCGTGGCACACGGCTACCTGATCGTGTCGTTCGCCGCGGGCCTGTTCGTCTCGCCCGAACCCGGTCCGGTGCTGGCCAACTACGGCCTGGAGAACCTGCGGTTCCGCACCCCGGTCAAGCCCGGCGCCGAGCTGACCGTGACCCTGACCTGCAAGCAGATCACCCCGCGCGAGAACGCCGACTACGGCGAGGTCCGCTGGGACGCCGACGTGACCGACGCCGACGGCGACTCGGTCGCCAAGTACGACCTGCTCACCCTCGTCGCCAAGGAGAACCGATGA
- the paaA gene encoding 1,2-phenylacetyl-CoA epoxidase subunit PaaA encodes MTATLPDLEQHFADTIERDQRIEPRDWVPEGYRKTMIRQIAQHAHSEIIGMQPEGNWITRAPSLRRKAILLAKVQDEAGHGLYLYSAAETLGGDRTDLTEKLISGRQKYSSIFNYPTLTFADVGAIGWLVDGAAICNQVPLCRSSYGPYARAMIRICKEESFHQRQGYELLMTMMKGTRAQRDMVQDAVNRTWWPSLMMFGPPDADSANTAQSMAWKIKRHTNDELRQRFVDMSVPQAEALGVTLPDPELKWNPERGHYDFGQVDWDEMKQVVAGNGPCNTERVARRRQAHEDGAWVREAAAAHARKMAEAK; translated from the coding sequence ATGACCGCGACACTTCCCGATCTCGAACAGCACTTCGCGGACACCATCGAGCGGGACCAGCGGATCGAACCGCGGGACTGGGTGCCCGAGGGCTACCGCAAGACGATGATCCGGCAGATCGCGCAGCACGCGCACTCCGAGATCATCGGCATGCAGCCGGAAGGCAACTGGATCACACGTGCGCCGTCCTTGCGGCGCAAGGCGATCCTGCTCGCCAAGGTGCAGGACGAGGCCGGTCACGGGCTCTACCTGTACTCGGCGGCGGAAACGCTCGGCGGTGACCGCACGGACCTGACCGAGAAGCTGATTTCCGGGCGGCAGAAGTACTCGTCGATCTTCAATTACCCGACGCTGACCTTCGCCGACGTCGGGGCGATCGGCTGGCTGGTCGACGGCGCGGCGATCTGCAACCAGGTTCCGTTGTGCCGCAGCAGTTACGGGCCCTACGCGCGGGCGATGATCCGGATCTGCAAGGAGGAGTCGTTCCACCAGCGGCAGGGCTACGAGCTGCTGATGACGATGATGAAGGGCACCCGGGCGCAACGCGACATGGTGCAGGACGCGGTGAACCGGACCTGGTGGCCGTCGCTGATGATGTTCGGACCGCCGGACGCCGATTCCGCCAACACGGCGCAGTCGATGGCGTGGAAGATCAAGCGGCACACCAACGACGAGCTGCGGCAGCGGTTCGTCGACATGAGCGTCCCGCAGGCCGAGGCGCTCGGCGTGACCCTGCCCGACCCGGAACTCAAGTGGAACCCCGAGCGCGGGCACTACGACTTCGGCCAGGTGGACTGGGACGAGATGAAGCAGGTCGTCGCGGGCAACGGGCCGTGCAACACCGAGCGGGTGGCCCGGCGGCGGCAGGCGCACGAGGACGGCGCGTGGGTCCGCGAAGCCGCGGCCGCGCACGCGCGCAAGATGGCGGAGGCGAAGTGA
- the paaB gene encoding 1,2-phenylacetyl-CoA epoxidase subunit PaaB: MSKSEWPLYEVFVRGKRGLNHVHVGSLRAADDQMALHNARDLYTRRNEGVSIWVVKAADITASSPDEKDPFFAPSGDKVYRHPTFYDIPDNVPHM, translated from the coding sequence GTGAGCAAGAGCGAGTGGCCGTTGTACGAGGTGTTCGTGCGCGGCAAGCGGGGCCTCAACCACGTGCACGTCGGCTCGCTGCGCGCGGCCGACGACCAGATGGCCCTGCACAACGCCCGTGACCTGTACACGCGGCGCAACGAGGGCGTGAGCATCTGGGTGGTCAAGGCCGCCGACATCACCGCGTCCTCGCCGGACGAGAAGGACCCGTTCTTCGCGCCCTCGGGCGACAAGGTGTACCGGCACCCGACGTTCTACGACATCCCCGACAACGTTCCCCACATGTGA
- the paaC gene encoding 1,2-phenylacetyl-CoA epoxidase subunit PaaC: MSFDNAYEALTDAHDDSRWAFGTGFEDPLAGVDTSVPSGVDGDELARYCLMLGDDALVFSHRLQQWCTRAPELEDEVAIANIGLDLLGQARLLLARAGKAEGTDRGEDDYAFFREEHEFRNVRLAELERGDFGQLIAVLLVFSTWRLALFQRLRSSVDPVLAAIADKGVKELTYHRDYAAQWAVRLGDGTAFSHERMQAGLDGIWPFVAELFVPHEIESRLVTAGVAVDPSAVREEFDGVLEQVFTAGTLTRPEIAGKAGVNGQTGRGGRHTEAMGYLLAELQSVARAHPEATW, encoded by the coding sequence ATGTCTTTCGACAACGCGTACGAAGCTTTGACCGACGCTCACGACGATTCGCGCTGGGCGTTCGGCACCGGGTTCGAGGATCCGCTGGCCGGGGTCGACACCTCGGTGCCGTCCGGTGTGGACGGTGACGAGCTGGCGCGGTACTGCCTGATGCTGGGCGATGACGCGCTGGTGTTCTCGCACCGGCTGCAGCAGTGGTGCACGCGAGCGCCGGAGCTGGAGGACGAGGTCGCGATCGCCAACATCGGCCTCGATCTGCTCGGTCAGGCGCGATTGTTGCTGGCCCGCGCTGGGAAAGCCGAGGGCACGGACCGCGGGGAGGACGACTACGCGTTCTTTCGCGAAGAGCACGAGTTCCGCAACGTCCGGCTCGCCGAGCTGGAACGCGGCGACTTCGGTCAGCTGATCGCGGTGCTGCTGGTGTTCTCGACCTGGCGGCTGGCGCTGTTCCAGCGGCTGCGGTCCTCAGTGGACCCGGTGCTGGCCGCGATCGCGGACAAGGGCGTCAAGGAACTGACCTACCACCGCGACTACGCCGCCCAGTGGGCCGTGCGGCTCGGCGACGGCACCGCGTTCTCGCATGAGCGGATGCAGGCCGGGCTGGATGGCATCTGGCCGTTCGTGGCCGAGCTGTTCGTGCCGCACGAGATCGAATCGCGGCTGGTCACGGCGGGTGTCGCGGTGGATCCGAGCGCGGTGCGCGAGGAGTTCGACGGCGTGCTGGAGCAGGTGTTCACCGCCGGAACCCTGACGCGGCCGGAGATCGCCGGGAAGGCCGGGGTGAACGGGCAGACCGGGCGCGGCGGCAGGCACACCGAAGCCATGGGGTACCTGCTGGCCGAACTGCAAAGCGTTGCGCGCGCGCACCCGGAGGCGACGTGGTGA
- the paaD gene encoding 1,2-phenylacetyl-CoA epoxidase subunit PaaD, which translates to MVSARAVAETVRDPELPMLTLADLGVLREVSESDGAVTVSITPTYTGCPAMDTMRDDLVHALRGAGYRRVEVRTVLHPAWSTDWISERGRRALAEAGIAPPGSAPRQESGPIPLTLGPTVRRVTCPRCGSADTELVSRFGATACKSLRRCASCDEPFEHVKEI; encoded by the coding sequence GTGGTGAGCGCCCGAGCCGTCGCGGAAACCGTCCGCGATCCCGAGCTGCCGATGCTGACGCTGGCCGACCTCGGAGTGCTGCGTGAGGTGTCCGAATCCGACGGTGCGGTGACAGTGTCGATCACGCCCACCTACACCGGCTGCCCGGCGATGGACACCATGCGCGACGACCTGGTGCACGCGTTGCGGGGCGCCGGGTACCGGCGGGTCGAGGTCCGCACCGTGCTGCACCCCGCCTGGAGCACCGACTGGATCAGCGAGCGGGGCCGCCGGGCGCTGGCCGAAGCCGGGATCGCGCCGCCCGGCAGCGCGCCGCGGCAGGAGTCCGGGCCGATCCCGTTGACGCTGGGCCCGACGGTGCGGCGGGTGACCTGCCCGCGCTGCGGATCGGCGGACACCGAGCTGGTGTCGCGGTTCGGCGCCACTGCCTGCAAGTCGCTGCGGCGGTGCGCTTCCTGCGACGAACCCTTCGAGCACGTCAAGGAGATCTGA
- the paaE gene encoding 1,2-phenylacetyl-CoA epoxidase subunit PaaE, which produces MTASTKSRLRGDFHTLTVAEVTPLCDDAVAVTFAVPDELADSYAFRAGQSLTLRRTIDGREERRSYSICSPEGSAPRIGVREVPDGLFSSWLVRDVRPGDEIEVGTPAGNFTPDPSAAGHHVLIAAGSGITPVLSIASTVLRDPDAAVTVLYGNRRTDTVMFADELADLKDRYPARLELVHVLSREPREAELFTGRLDGDKLTALLALFPDVSAIGHWWLCGPFGMVTVAQERLRAAGVTAERIHQELFYVDDVPPEPVRHEEKALDGVLSQATIVLDGRSTTLAVPRDAPVLDSAQKARPDLPFACKGGVCGTCRAKVTSGKVDMRRNFALEESEVEQGFVLTCQSLPVSDELMVDFDV; this is translated from the coding sequence GTGACCGCGAGCACCAAATCCCGGCTGCGGGGCGACTTCCACACGCTCACCGTGGCCGAGGTGACGCCCCTGTGCGACGACGCCGTCGCGGTCACCTTCGCCGTGCCGGACGAGCTGGCCGACTCGTACGCGTTCCGGGCCGGGCAGTCGCTGACGCTGCGCCGCACGATCGACGGGCGTGAGGAGCGCCGGTCGTACTCGATCTGCTCACCCGAGGGCAGCGCGCCCCGCATCGGCGTGCGCGAGGTGCCGGACGGGTTGTTCTCGTCGTGGCTCGTGCGGGACGTCCGGCCCGGTGACGAGATCGAGGTCGGGACCCCTGCCGGGAACTTCACGCCGGACCCGTCGGCGGCCGGGCACCACGTGCTGATCGCCGCGGGCTCCGGGATCACGCCGGTGCTGTCGATCGCGTCGACGGTCCTGCGCGACCCGGATGCGGCGGTCACCGTGCTCTACGGCAACCGCCGCACGGACACCGTGATGTTCGCCGACGAGCTGGCCGACCTCAAGGACCGTTACCCGGCGCGGCTCGAACTGGTGCACGTGCTGTCCCGCGAGCCGCGCGAGGCCGAGCTGTTCACCGGGCGGCTCGACGGCGACAAACTCACGGCGCTGCTGGCCCTGTTCCCGGACGTGTCCGCGATCGGGCACTGGTGGCTGTGCGGTCCGTTCGGGATGGTCACGGTCGCCCAGGAACGGCTGCGGGCCGCCGGGGTGACCGCCGAGCGGATCCACCAGGAGCTGTTCTATGTGGACGACGTGCCGCCGGAACCGGTGCGGCACGAGGAGAAGGCGCTCGACGGGGTCCTCAGCCAGGCGACGATCGTCCTCGACGGACGGTCCACGACCCTCGCCGTGCCGCGTGACGCGCCGGTCCTCGACAGCGCCCAGAAGGCACGGCCGGACCTGCCGTTCGCGTGCAAGGGCGGCGTATGCGGCACCTGCCGCGCGAAGGTCACCAGCGGCAAGGTCGACATGCGGCGCAACTTCGCGCTGGAGGAGAGCGAGGTCGAACAGGGATTCGTGCTGACCTGTCAGTCGTTGCCGGTGTCGGACGAGCTCATGGTCGACTTCGACGTGTGA
- a CDS encoding MFS transporter gives MTVTAEASPGARKAVLSWALWDWGASAFSAVILTFVFTVYLTDGVASDTESGSQALGVALTIAGVAVALLAPVTGQRSDVGGRRKLWLGVHSAIAIVCTAGLFFVKDEPSYLLAGLVLLAVGSVFFEFAEVNYNAMLVQVSTPKTMGRVSGFGWGMGYFGSVIALAIVLFAFVQPDVGLFGVTGEGGLNIRAVALFVAVWFAVFALPVLLFVPENPPVRQREKSSFFSGYAVLARRLVTLWRTDRRTLWFLAASALYRDGLTAIFTFGGVVAAGTFGFSQTEVVLFAIAANVTAGIGAVSGGRLDDKLGPKTVIVTSLAALVVIGVALCALPGKATFWVCGLCLSVFLGPAQAASRTFLARIVEPEREGEAFGLYATTGRAVSFLGPLAFSGFIAIFDSQRAGMAGIVLILAAGLAAILPVKAPERSAGHDG, from the coding sequence GTGACTGTCACCGCCGAAGCATCGCCGGGTGCGCGCAAAGCCGTGCTGAGCTGGGCGTTGTGGGACTGGGGAGCGTCCGCGTTCAGCGCCGTCATCCTCACCTTCGTCTTCACCGTCTACCTCACCGACGGTGTCGCTTCCGACACGGAAAGCGGATCGCAAGCGCTTGGCGTCGCGTTGACGATCGCGGGTGTCGCGGTCGCGTTGCTGGCGCCGGTCACCGGACAGCGCAGTGACGTCGGCGGCAGGCGGAAGCTGTGGCTCGGCGTGCACAGCGCGATCGCGATCGTCTGCACGGCGGGACTCTTCTTCGTCAAGGACGAGCCCTCCTACCTGCTCGCCGGACTGGTCCTGCTCGCGGTCGGCAGCGTGTTCTTCGAGTTCGCCGAGGTCAACTACAACGCGATGCTCGTGCAGGTGTCGACGCCGAAGACGATGGGCCGCGTGTCCGGGTTCGGCTGGGGCATGGGCTACTTCGGCAGCGTCATCGCGCTGGCGATCGTGTTGTTCGCGTTCGTGCAGCCCGACGTCGGCCTGTTCGGGGTGACTGGCGAGGGCGGACTGAACATCCGCGCGGTGGCGTTGTTCGTGGCGGTGTGGTTCGCCGTGTTCGCGCTCCCGGTGCTGCTGTTCGTGCCGGAGAATCCGCCGGTAAGGCAGCGGGAGAAGTCCAGCTTCTTCAGCGGCTACGCCGTGCTGGCCCGCAGGCTGGTGACCTTGTGGCGCACCGACCGGCGGACGCTGTGGTTCCTCGCCGCGAGCGCCCTCTACCGCGACGGGCTGACCGCGATCTTCACCTTCGGCGGCGTGGTCGCGGCCGGGACGTTCGGGTTCAGCCAGACCGAGGTGGTGCTGTTCGCCATCGCGGCGAACGTGACGGCCGGGATCGGCGCGGTGAGCGGCGGACGCCTCGACGACAAGCTGGGCCCGAAAACGGTGATCGTGACGTCGCTGGCCGCGCTGGTGGTGATCGGGGTGGCGTTGTGCGCGCTGCCCGGCAAGGCGACGTTCTGGGTGTGCGGGCTGTGCCTGTCGGTGTTCCTGGGGCCGGCGCAGGCGGCGAGCCGTACCTTCCTGGCGCGGATCGTCGAACCGGAACGTGAGGGCGAGGCGTTCGGCCTGTACGCCACGACGGGCCGCGCGGTCAGCTTCCTGGGGCCGCTGGCGTTCAGCGGGTTCATCGCGATCTTCGACAGCCAGCGCGCGGGCATGGCCGGGATCGTGCTGATCCTGGCCGCCGGGCTGGCCGCGATCCTGCCGGTCAAGGCGCCGGAGCGCTCGGCCGGGCATGATGGATGA